A DNA window from Selenomonas sp. oral taxon 126 contains the following coding sequences:
- a CDS encoding transposase → GTFLSQIKNDVSFLLAGRYLIFLEHQSTPNENMPLRCLYYVCEQLRKTIDSKQIYMNQRITLPVPEFHVFYTGGVNTPEEYEMKLSDAYAEASNAVNLELKVCVHNVAYDEAKLLLGRSAAMRDYAMFIQYVKVNMARGMEREAAIREAVRYCIEHDVMKDFLIEHEREVIDMVAFEWNQKLFEEAKFEEGLERGREQGLEQGLERGREQGLEQGRVFAVLGMLKEKLPLEMISRVSEMSVEKIREIGRMHSLL, encoded by the coding sequence GGGACGTTCCTGTCGCAGATCAAGAACGATGTTTCGTTCCTGCTGGCGGGGCGCTATCTCATTTTTCTCGAGCATCAGAGCACGCCGAATGAGAATATGCCCCTGCGCTGCCTCTACTATGTCTGTGAGCAGCTGCGCAAGACGATTGATTCGAAGCAGATTTATATGAATCAGAGAATTACGTTGCCGGTGCCTGAGTTTCATGTGTTCTATACGGGCGGGGTGAATACGCCTGAAGAATACGAGATGAAACTTTCGGATGCATATGCGGAGGCGAGCAATGCGGTCAACCTCGAGCTAAAGGTGTGCGTGCATAACGTCGCCTATGATGAGGCAAAACTTCTGCTTGGCAGGAGCGCCGCAATGCGTGACTACGCGATGTTTATCCAATATGTGAAGGTGAATATGGCGCGTGGAATGGAGCGGGAAGCCGCCATTCGTGAAGCGGTTCGGTATTGTATCGAACACGATGTGATGAAAGATTTCTTGATAGAGCATGAGCGTGAGGTGATTGACATGGTGGCTTTTGAATGGAATCAGAAACTTTTTGAAGAGGCAAAATTTGAGGAGGGGCTTGAGCGCGGTCGCGAGCAAGGGCTTGAGCAGGGGCTCGAGCGCGGTCGCGAGCAAGGTCTTGAGCAGGGGCGTGTTTTCGCTGTCCTTGGAATGCTGAAGGAGAAGCTGCCGCTTGAAATGATTTCGCGTGTGTCGGAGATGTCGGTCGAAAAAATTCGTGAGATTGGACGCATGCACAGCTTGCTCTAG